The proteins below come from a single Saimiri boliviensis isolate mSaiBol1 chromosome 16, mSaiBol1.pri, whole genome shotgun sequence genomic window:
- the EXOSC8 gene encoding exosome complex component RRP43: MAAGFKTVEPLEYYRRFLKENCRPDGRELGEFRTTTVNIGSISTADGSALVKLGNTTVICGVKAEFAVPPTDAPDKGYVVPNVDLPPLCSSRFRSGPPGEEAQVASQFIADVIENSQIIQKEDLCISPGKLAWVLYCDLICLDYDGNILDACTFALLAALKNVQLPEVTINEETALAEVNLKKKSYLNIRTHPVATSFAVFDDTLLIVDPTGEEEHLATGTLTIVMDEEGKLCCLHKPGGSGLTGAKLQDCMSRAVTRHKEVKKLMDEVIKSIKPK; this comes from the exons ATGGcggctgggttcaa AACTGTGGAACCTCTGGAGTATTACAGGAGATTTCTG aaagagaaCTGCCGTCCTGATGGAAGAGAACTTGGTGAATTCAGAACCACAACTGTCAACATAG gTTCAATTAGTACTGCAGACGGTTCTGCTTTAGTGAAGTTGGGAAATACTACAGTAATCTGTGGAGTTAAAGCG GAATTTGCAGTACCACCAACAGATGCCCCTGATAAAGGATATGTTG TTCCTAATGTGGATCTACCACCCCTGTGTTCATCGAGATTCCGGTCTGGACCTCCTGGAGAAGAAGCCCAAGTGGCTAGCCAGTTCATTGCAGATGTCATTGAAAA TTCACAGATAATTCAGAAAGAGGACTTATGCATTTCTCCAGGAAAG CTTGCCTGGGTTCTATACTGTGATCTCATTTGCCTTGACTATGATGGAAACATTTTGGATGCCTGCACATTTGCTTTGTTAGCGGCTTTAAAAAATG TACAGTTGCCTGAAGTTactataaatgaagaaactgcttTAGCAGAAgttaatttaaagaagaaaagttatttGAATATTAGAACTCATCCAGTTGCAACTTCCTTTGCTGTGTTTGATGA cacTTTGCTTATAGTTGACCCTACTGGAGAGGAGGAACATCTGGCAACAGGAACCTTAACAATAGTAATGGATGAGGAAGGCAAGCTCTGTTGTCTTCACAAACCAG gtgGAAGCGGGCTAACTGGAGCTAAACTTCAGGACTGTATGAGCCGAGCAGTTACAAGacacaaagaagttaaaaaattgaTGGATGAAGTAATTAAGAGTATCAAACCCAAATAA